The Candidatus Mycolicibacterium alkanivorans genome contains a region encoding:
- a CDS encoding ABC transporter substrate-binding protein, whose protein sequence is MRALLAVLAVVSLLATGCVSRQDNAGATKAPQTVPLTELSDLTLQVGDQKGGTESLLRAAGALDNLPYKIAFSTFTSGPPQVEAATAGKIDFAITGNTPPIFGAASGAKVKVVSAYNGGGLGDQILVQADSPITSVADLRGKTILVAKGSSAHGNVLGQLDKAGLKPTDVKLVFLQPADALSAFRAGQADAWAIWDPYTAQAEQQLKVRSIAQAKGVTNGYWFGVASDAALADAKRNTALSDLLVRFAKAAKWAQDYPQDWAEKYAAAVGLDLKVAEVSQGRSLRLPTELTDRAVASEQKLADLFAASGQIQSAPDFAKWVDRRYNDALQASLISAN, encoded by the coding sequence ATCCGTGCACTATTGGCCGTGCTGGCAGTGGTGAGTCTGCTGGCGACCGGCTGCGTGTCGCGGCAGGACAACGCGGGTGCCACCAAGGCCCCGCAGACCGTCCCGCTCACCGAGCTGTCCGACCTCACCCTGCAGGTGGGCGACCAGAAGGGCGGCACCGAATCGCTGCTTCGGGCGGCGGGTGCGCTGGACAACCTGCCGTACAAGATCGCGTTCTCCACATTCACCTCAGGTCCACCGCAGGTGGAAGCGGCGACCGCGGGCAAGATCGACTTCGCGATCACCGGGAACACACCGCCGATCTTCGGGGCTGCGTCGGGTGCGAAGGTCAAGGTGGTCTCGGCGTACAACGGCGGCGGGCTGGGGGACCAGATCCTGGTGCAGGCCGACTCGCCGATCACCTCGGTCGCCGATCTGCGCGGCAAGACGATCCTGGTGGCCAAGGGCAGCTCCGCGCACGGCAACGTGCTCGGGCAGCTGGACAAGGCGGGGCTGAAGCCGACCGACGTGAAGTTGGTGTTCCTGCAACCGGCTGATGCGCTGTCGGCGTTCCGTGCCGGTCAGGCCGACGCGTGGGCGATCTGGGATCCCTATACCGCGCAGGCCGAGCAGCAGTTGAAGGTCCGTAGCATCGCGCAGGCCAAGGGCGTGACGAACGGGTACTGGTTCGGCGTCGCCTCCGACGCGGCGCTGGCCGACGCCAAACGCAATACCGCGCTGTCCGATCTTCTGGTCCGCTTCGCCAAGGCTGCCAAGTGGGCTCAGGACTACCCGCAGGACTGGGCCGAGAAGTACGCGGCCGCAGTCGGATTGGATCTCAAAGTGGCCGAGGTGTCGCAGGGGAGAAGTCTGCGACTGCCGACCGAGCTGACCGATCGGGCGGTGGCCTCCGAGCAGAAGCTGGCCGATCTGTTCGCCGCCTCCGGCCAGATCCAGTCCGCACCCGACTTCGCCAAATGGGTCGACCGTCGTTACAACGACGCCCTGCAAGCCAGCCTCATCAGCGCCAACTAA
- a CDS encoding ABC transporter ATP-binding protein, with product MTVVSERSTSNAAELRHVDKWYGEHHVLRDVSVTVGAGEIVALVGRSGSGKSTVLRVLAGLSDDHSGERVVAGAPALAFQEPRLFPWRTVRTNVGYGLTRFRLSRSEIVARADQALADVGLSDRADAWPQTLSGGQAQRVSLARALAAEPRLLLLDEPFGALDALTRLSMQSLLLDLWRRHGFGVLLVTHDVNEAVALADRVLVLDSGRVVHQTEIAEPRRPHGTSSTQTDNHRIELLEQLGVQI from the coding sequence ATGACGGTGGTCTCCGAACGCTCGACCTCCAACGCCGCCGAGCTTCGCCACGTCGACAAGTGGTACGGCGAGCACCATGTTCTTCGCGACGTGTCGGTGACCGTCGGTGCCGGGGAGATCGTCGCACTGGTGGGTCGCAGCGGATCGGGCAAGTCGACCGTGCTGCGGGTGCTTGCCGGGCTGTCCGACGACCACAGCGGGGAACGGGTGGTGGCCGGTGCGCCCGCGTTGGCGTTTCAGGAGCCGCGGCTGTTCCCGTGGCGCACCGTGCGAACCAACGTGGGCTACGGCCTGACCCGGTTCCGGTTGTCCCGAAGCGAAATCGTCGCGCGCGCCGATCAGGCCCTTGCCGACGTGGGCTTGAGCGACCGTGCGGACGCGTGGCCGCAGACGCTGTCGGGGGGCCAGGCGCAACGGGTTTCACTGGCCCGCGCCCTGGCGGCCGAGCCGCGGCTGCTGTTGCTCGACGAGCCGTTCGGTGCGCTCGATGCGCTCACCCGGCTGAGCATGCAGTCGCTGCTGCTCGATCTGTGGCGCCGGCACGGCTTCGGTGTGCTGCTGGTGACCCACGACGTCAACGAGGCTGTGGCACTGGCCGACCGGGTGCTGGTCCTGGACTCCGGCCGCGTGGTGCATCAAACCGAGATCGCCGAACCGCGTCGGCCGCATGGCACCTCGTCGACGCAGACCGATAACCACCGGATCGAGCTGCTCGAGCAACTTGGTGTCCAGATCTGA
- a CDS encoding RecQ family ATP-dependent DNA helicase, whose translation MSRRDDLRRVARDVFGWQQLRSAQLDAMEAVLAGRDVLAVMATGSGKSAIYQVPGVLLDGATLVISPLIALQRDQISGLAATEAPDAVAFNSQLDSADVARNWKAVREHEAEYVFLAPEQLSNDEVVAGLSAIDISLVVVDEAHCVSAWGHDFRPSYLRIPDAIERLGGPRVVALTATASPVVRREIAERLRLRDPLVIASGFDRPNIHLAVSHHVTDDDKRDAVLARMLRVPRPALLYTATRKDAEDYAAELVSHGVRADAYHAGLSRGQRDEVHQRFRADEVDVVVATSAFGMGIDKPDVRAVVHASVPDSMDSYYQQIGRAGRDGEPAEAVLFYRQEDLGLARFFTTHRPDEELLAGVYSALSPTDPKQLNDLRDALDVAGRRVTNAVNLLEEAGLISSSRAGFTLTDRVEVGDAVRRAVEIVDKKERIDRTRVEMMRGYAETRDCRREFLLSYFGESLSAPCGNCDCCDAGADSTAPDGRWVVGTPVRHREWGSGAVMSVEDDRITVLFDDYGYRTLLLESIEASGVLSRAT comes from the coding sequence ATGAGTCGGCGGGACGATCTGCGGCGGGTCGCCCGAGACGTGTTCGGCTGGCAGCAGCTGCGGTCGGCCCAGCTGGACGCGATGGAGGCGGTACTGGCCGGACGTGACGTGCTGGCGGTCATGGCGACCGGGTCGGGAAAGTCGGCCATCTATCAGGTTCCCGGTGTCCTGCTCGACGGCGCGACCCTGGTGATCTCGCCGTTGATCGCCCTGCAGCGCGACCAGATCAGCGGGCTGGCGGCCACCGAGGCTCCCGACGCGGTGGCCTTCAACTCCCAACTCGACAGCGCCGATGTGGCCCGCAACTGGAAGGCCGTGCGCGAGCATGAAGCCGAGTACGTCTTCCTGGCACCGGAGCAGCTGAGCAACGACGAGGTGGTCGCGGGGCTGTCCGCTATCGACATCTCGCTGGTGGTCGTCGACGAGGCGCACTGCGTATCGGCGTGGGGCCACGACTTCCGGCCGAGTTATCTGCGCATCCCCGATGCCATCGAACGGCTCGGCGGTCCGCGGGTGGTCGCGCTGACGGCCACCGCGTCCCCGGTGGTGCGCCGCGAGATCGCCGAGCGTCTGCGGCTGCGCGATCCGCTGGTGATCGCCAGCGGCTTCGACCGACCGAACATCCACCTGGCGGTGTCCCACCACGTCACCGACGACGACAAGCGCGATGCGGTGCTGGCCCGGATGCTACGGGTGCCGCGACCGGCACTGCTGTACACCGCCACCCGTAAAGACGCCGAAGACTATGCGGCCGAACTGGTTTCGCACGGTGTGCGGGCGGACGCCTATCACGCGGGGCTGTCCCGCGGGCAGCGCGACGAAGTGCACCAGCGCTTCCGGGCCGACGAGGTCGACGTCGTCGTCGCCACGTCCGCCTTCGGCATGGGCATCGACAAGCCGGACGTTCGCGCCGTCGTCCACGCTTCGGTACCCGATTCGATGGATAGCTACTACCAGCAGATCGGCCGCGCCGGGCGGGACGGCGAGCCTGCCGAGGCGGTGTTGTTCTACCGCCAGGAGGACCTCGGGCTGGCCCGCTTCTTCACCACCCACCGCCCCGACGAAGAACTGTTGGCCGGGGTGTACTCCGCGCTGAGTCCCACTGATCCCAAGCAGCTCAACGACTTACGAGATGCGCTCGACGTAGCTGGCCGTCGAGTGACCAACGCGGTCAACCTGCTGGAGGAGGCCGGGCTGATCTCGTCCTCCCGGGCCGGGTTCACGCTCACCGACCGGGTCGAGGTCGGGGACGCCGTGCGGCGTGCGGTCGAGATCGTCGACAAGAAGGAGCGCATCGACCGCACCCGCGTGGAGATGATGCGCGGCTACGCCGAGACGCGGGACTGCCGGCGCGAGTTCCTGCTGAGCTACTTCGGTGAATCGTTGTCCGCGCCGTGCGGTAATTGCGACTGCTGTGACGCCGGTGCCGACTCGACGGCGCCCGACGGGCGGTGGGTGGTCGGCACCCCGGTCCGGCACCGCGAGTGGGGTTCGGGGGCGGTCATGAGCGTCGAGGACGACCGCATCACCGTGCTGTTCGACGACTACGGTTACCGCACCCTGCTGCTGGAGTCGATCGAGGCGTCTGGTGTGCTGAGCCGGGCCACCTGA
- a CDS encoding polyprenol monophosphomannose synthase: MTWQGKKGAEKDSARPSQRSLVIIPTFNELENLPLILGRVHKARPDVHVLIVDDDSPDGTGELADELSLVDPDRIHVMRRTVKDGLGAAYLAGFAWGLGRQYNVLVEMDADGSHAPEQLHRLLDAVDNGADLAIGSRYVEGGTVRNWPWRRLVLSKTANTYSRVLLGVGIHDITAGYRAYRREVLEKIDLSAVDSKGYCFQIDLTWRTINNGFSVVEVPITFSERELGVSKMSGSNIREAMVKVAQWGIGGRLDRARGVVR, translated from the coding sequence ATGACCTGGCAGGGCAAGAAGGGCGCCGAGAAGGATTCCGCGCGGCCCAGCCAGCGCTCCCTGGTGATCATCCCCACGTTCAACGAGCTGGAGAACCTGCCATTAATCCTGGGCCGGGTGCACAAGGCCCGGCCTGACGTACACGTGCTGATCGTCGACGACGACAGCCCGGACGGCACCGGCGAGCTTGCCGACGAGCTGTCGCTGGTCGATCCCGACCGGATCCACGTGATGCGCCGCACCGTCAAGGACGGTCTGGGTGCGGCGTACCTCGCCGGGTTCGCCTGGGGTCTGGGCCGGCAGTACAACGTGCTGGTCGAGATGGACGCCGACGGCAGCCACGCCCCCGAGCAGCTGCACCGGCTGCTCGATGCGGTCGACAACGGCGCGGATCTCGCGATCGGCTCGCGCTACGTCGAGGGCGGGACGGTCCGCAACTGGCCGTGGCGCCGGTTGGTGCTGTCCAAGACGGCCAACACCTACTCGCGGGTGCTGCTCGGCGTCGGCATTCACGACATCACCGCGGGCTATCGCGCCTACCGGCGTGAGGTGCTGGAGAAGATCGACCTGTCGGCGGTCGACTCCAAGGGCTACTGCTTCCAGATCGACCTGACCTGGCGCACGATCAACAACGGGTTCTCCGTCGTGGAGGTCCCGATCACGTTCAGCGAGCGCGAACTCGGTGTGTCGAAGATGAGCGGTTCAAATATCCGCGAAGCGATGGTGAAGGTCGCCCAGTGGGGCATCGGCGGGCGACTGGACCGGGCGCGCGGCGTCGTCCGGTAG
- a CDS encoding LLM class flavin-dependent oxidoreductase produces MPAKFFWFLPTNGDSRSIVGASHASSHHTIPEGYRAPSRRYLAEIARAADRLGYEGVLSPTGTWCEDAWLTASAMLAETERLKFLVAFRPGLVPPTLAAQQAATFQRFSDGRLLLNVVSGGDDSEQRRFGDRLSHDERYSRTGEFLHIIKSIWENESFDFKGEYYTINDGRVSEPPNPQPELYFGGSSAAALPIAADYVDVYLTWGEPPQAAAAKINQVRELAERRGRTLRFGIRLHTITRDTSAAAWAVAEELVKELTPEQIEQATKLHAKSESEGQRRMTALHGGQVDKLEIYPNLWAGVGLVRGGAGTALVGSHEEVANLIWEYHSLGFDEFILSGYPHLEEAYWFAEGVLPILRAKGVLAS; encoded by the coding sequence GTGCCTGCGAAATTCTTCTGGTTCCTGCCGACCAACGGTGACAGCCGATCGATCGTCGGCGCCTCCCACGCGTCGTCGCATCACACTATCCCGGAGGGTTACCGCGCTCCGAGTCGGCGCTACCTGGCCGAAATCGCCAGGGCCGCCGACCGGCTGGGCTACGAGGGGGTACTGTCGCCGACCGGAACCTGGTGTGAGGACGCCTGGCTGACAGCCTCGGCGATGCTCGCCGAAACCGAACGGCTGAAGTTCCTGGTGGCCTTCCGCCCCGGGTTGGTGCCACCGACGCTGGCCGCCCAGCAGGCGGCGACCTTTCAGCGCTTCTCGGATGGACGTCTGCTGCTCAACGTGGTCAGCGGCGGCGACGATTCCGAGCAGCGCCGCTTCGGCGACCGGCTGAGCCACGACGAAAGGTACTCGCGTACAGGCGAATTCCTCCACATCATCAAGTCAATCTGGGAGAACGAGTCGTTCGATTTCAAGGGCGAGTACTACACGATCAACGATGGTCGGGTCTCGGAGCCGCCGAACCCGCAGCCGGAGCTCTACTTCGGTGGATCATCGGCGGCCGCGCTTCCGATCGCCGCCGACTATGTCGACGTCTACCTGACCTGGGGTGAACCGCCGCAGGCCGCGGCGGCCAAGATCAACCAGGTGCGTGAGCTCGCCGAACGTCGCGGCCGCACCCTGCGATTCGGCATCAGGTTGCACACGATCACACGCGACACATCCGCGGCGGCATGGGCGGTGGCCGAGGAATTGGTCAAGGAGCTGACGCCCGAGCAGATCGAGCAGGCCACCAAGCTGCATGCCAAGTCGGAATCCGAAGGGCAGCGCAGGATGACCGCCCTCCACGGCGGGCAGGTCGACAAGCTCGAGATCTACCCCAACCTGTGGGCCGGCGTCGGCCTGGTGCGAGGTGGTGCGGGCACCGCGCTGGTAGGGAGTCACGAAGAGGTCGCCAATTTGATCTGGGAGTACCACTCGTTGGGCTTCGACGAGTTCATCCTGTCCGGCTACCCGCACCTGGAAGAGGCGTACTGGTTCGCCGAGGGCGTGCTTCCGATCCTGCGGGCCAAGGGAGTGCTGGCCAGCTGA
- a CDS encoding ABC transporter permease: MTTPTAPAIAPVLPAGARTSVARRHRRWTIARWVSPLALLALWQLGSAIGLISQDVLPAPSLIAEAGVELIGNGELSDALRVSGLRVTEGLLLGGVIGVGLGSVVGLSRWAEATVDPPMQMLRALPHLGLIPLFILWFGIGELPKVLLVALGVSFPLYLNTFSAIRQVDPKLFETADVLGFSFRQRFSHIAIPSAAPQVLVGLRQSLAIAWLTLIVAEQINADKGIGFLINNARDFLRIDVIIFGLIVYALLGIVTDAVVRVMERRALRYRS; this comes from the coding sequence GTGACTACGCCCACCGCGCCGGCCATCGCGCCGGTCCTGCCGGCTGGTGCCCGAACGTCCGTCGCGCGCCGGCACCGCAGGTGGACGATCGCGCGGTGGGTCTCGCCCCTGGCGCTGCTGGCGCTGTGGCAGCTCGGCAGCGCGATCGGGCTGATCTCCCAGGACGTGCTGCCGGCCCCGTCGCTGATCGCCGAGGCCGGTGTCGAGCTCATCGGCAACGGCGAGCTGTCCGATGCCCTGCGGGTGTCCGGGCTGCGGGTGACCGAAGGCCTTCTGCTCGGTGGCGTCATCGGCGTCGGACTGGGCAGTGTGGTCGGGTTGTCGCGGTGGGCCGAGGCCACCGTCGACCCGCCGATGCAGATGCTGCGTGCTCTTCCGCACCTGGGCCTGATCCCGTTGTTCATCCTGTGGTTCGGCATCGGCGAGCTGCCCAAGGTGCTGTTGGTGGCGCTCGGTGTCAGCTTCCCGCTGTACCTCAACACGTTCTCGGCGATCCGCCAGGTCGACCCCAAGCTGTTCGAAACCGCTGACGTGCTTGGTTTTTCGTTTCGGCAGCGGTTCAGCCACATCGCGATCCCCAGCGCAGCCCCGCAGGTGCTCGTCGGCCTGCGGCAGTCACTGGCCATCGCCTGGTTGACGCTGATCGTGGCCGAGCAGATCAACGCCGACAAGGGCATCGGCTTCCTGATCAACAATGCGCGCGACTTCCTGCGGATCGACGTCATCATCTTCGGTCTGATCGTCTACGCGTTGCTGGGCATCGTCACCGACGCCGTGGTGCGGGTGATGGAGCGTCGGGCGCTGAGGTATCGGTCATGA
- the lnt gene encoding apolipoprotein N-acyltransferase, which produces MADEKPGRLRRIAAALPPRAFRLLATVSAGLLMYISFPPIGWWWSAIVSFALLSWVLVHPKTTLAGGLGYGFLYGLAFYIPLLPWISGLVGPVPWLLLAALQALFTAVFGMFAVLARRLPGWPLWLALLWVMQEWLKSSVPFGGFPWGVVGFGQTRGPFLALVQFGGVPLLSFAIAVLGTSLCALATEIVHWWQHSGPDTSGEAPSLAGVLVPGLCVMAVLLGTALAAPPVRRAGAGNEPTVTVAAIQGNVPRLGLDFNSQRRAVLDNHVSETVQLAEDVKAGRAPQPQFVVWPENSSDIDPLTNADAAQQISVAAQAIGAPILVGAVLARPDWTPENPTASNTIIVWDAVSGPGERHDKQIVQPFGEYLPWRSFFKHLSSYADRAGYFVPGSGSGVVHAAGVPVGVATCWEVIFDRALRQSVRNGAQVLAVPTNNATFDQNMSEQQLAFARARAVELDRYVVVAGTTGISAVIAPDGSEIARTQFFTPAYLDVPVRLKTTETPATRWGPLVQWVLVGAAVAVIAAAILHNGWFMRPLRRRRREGDDGSSMSGGGDDENNPPDEGDTSSALAGQRDKGDS; this is translated from the coding sequence ATGGCTGACGAGAAGCCCGGGCGGCTGCGGCGGATCGCCGCCGCCTTGCCCCCGCGCGCCTTCCGCCTGCTCGCCACGGTGTCGGCGGGCCTGCTGATGTACATCAGCTTCCCGCCGATCGGATGGTGGTGGTCGGCCATCGTGAGCTTCGCGCTGCTGAGCTGGGTGCTGGTGCATCCGAAGACCACCCTCGCCGGCGGCCTCGGCTACGGCTTCCTGTACGGGCTGGCGTTCTACATCCCGCTGCTGCCATGGATCAGCGGACTGGTCGGTCCCGTCCCCTGGCTGCTGCTGGCGGCGCTGCAGGCGCTGTTCACGGCGGTGTTCGGCATGTTCGCCGTGCTGGCGCGCCGCCTGCCGGGCTGGCCGTTGTGGCTGGCGCTGCTGTGGGTGATGCAGGAATGGCTGAAGTCTAGTGTTCCGTTCGGCGGATTCCCTTGGGGTGTAGTCGGTTTCGGCCAGACTCGGGGGCCGTTCCTGGCGCTGGTCCAGTTCGGCGGTGTGCCGCTGCTGTCGTTTGCCATCGCCGTGCTCGGCACCTCGTTGTGCGCGCTGGCGACCGAGATCGTGCACTGGTGGCAGCACAGCGGACCGGACACGAGTGGCGAGGCACCGTCGCTGGCGGGCGTGCTGGTGCCCGGGCTGTGCGTGATGGCAGTTCTGCTGGGCACCGCGCTGGCCGCGCCGCCGGTTCGCCGCGCCGGGGCCGGAAACGAGCCAACCGTCACGGTCGCGGCCATTCAGGGCAACGTGCCCCGGCTGGGCCTGGACTTCAACAGCCAGCGTCGTGCCGTGCTGGACAATCACGTCAGCGAGACCGTGCAGCTGGCCGAGGACGTCAAGGCCGGCCGCGCGCCGCAGCCGCAGTTCGTGGTGTGGCCGGAGAACTCCTCGGACATCGACCCGCTCACCAACGCCGACGCCGCCCAGCAGATCTCAGTCGCCGCGCAGGCGATCGGCGCCCCGATCCTGGTCGGCGCGGTCCTCGCGCGTCCCGACTGGACGCCGGAGAACCCGACCGCGTCGAACACGATCATCGTGTGGGACGCCGTCTCGGGGCCGGGGGAGCGCCACGACAAGCAGATCGTGCAGCCGTTCGGTGAGTATCTGCCGTGGCGCAGTTTCTTCAAGCACCTGTCGTCCTACGCCGATCGGGCGGGCTACTTCGTCCCGGGAAGCGGCAGCGGCGTCGTGCACGCGGCTGGCGTTCCCGTAGGGGTGGCCACCTGCTGGGAGGTCATCTTCGACCGCGCACTGCGCCAGTCGGTGCGCAACGGCGCCCAGGTGCTCGCCGTGCCGACCAACAACGCCACCTTCGACCAGAACATGAGCGAACAGCAACTCGCGTTCGCCCGGGCCCGCGCCGTCGAGCTTGACCGCTACGTCGTGGTCGCAGGCACCACCGGCATCAGTGCCGTCATCGCGCCGGACGGCAGCGAGATCGCCCGCACCCAGTTCTTCACCCCGGCTTACCTCGACGTACCGGTCCGGCTGAAGACCACCGAGACGCCGGCGACCCGGTGGGGTCCGCTGGTGCAGTGGGTGCTGGTCGGAGCCGCCGTTGCCGTGATCGCGGCGGCCATACTGCACAATGGTTGGTTCATGCGCCCGTTGCGCCGCAGGCGACGGGAAGGAGACGACGGGTCCAGCATGTCGGGGGGCGGAGACGACGAGAACAACCCGCCAGATGAGGGTGATACCTCCTCGGCCCTGGCCGGGCAGCGCGACAAAGGAGACTCATGA
- the rbpA gene encoding RNA polymerase-binding protein RbpA, with the protein MADRVLRGSRLGAVSYETDRNHDLAPRQIARYRTDNGEEFDVPFADDAEIPGTWLCRNGLEGTLIEGELPEPKKVKPPRTHWDMLLERRSVEELEELLKERLDLIKTKRRGS; encoded by the coding sequence ATGGCTGATCGTGTCTTGAGAGGCAGCCGGCTCGGAGCCGTGAGCTACGAGACTGACCGCAACCACGACCTGGCGCCGCGTCAGATTGCGCGGTACCGGACCGACAACGGCGAAGAGTTCGACGTCCCGTTCGCCGACGACGCCGAGATTCCCGGCACCTGGCTGTGCCGCAACGGCCTGGAGGGCACCCTCATCGAGGGCGAACTGCCCGAGCCGAAGAAGGTCAAGCCACCGCGCACCCACTGGGACATGCTGCTGGAACGCCGCTCGGTCGAGGAGCTCGAGGAGTTGCTCAAGGAGCGTCTGGACCTGATCAAGACCAAGCGCCGCGGTAGCTGA
- a CDS encoding amidohydrolase, whose product MTTLLLGGRVHSPSHPDATAMAVRDGVVAWLGSDDVGRAQFGDADVVDLAGAFVAPAFVDSHIHLTSTGLLITGLDLTAATSRQHCLRLVAEHTAAHPGQPIWAHGWDDTAWPDGTPTTKELDAVVGMVPAYLARVDVHSAVASTALRDLVSGLSAVAGFDPHRPLSADAHHLVRAEARRLLTWQQRDEARRAALDGVAAAGIVAVHECAGPDIGGSDDWQELRATEHGVDVVGYWGEAVSSAAQARALIEATGARGLAGDLFVDGALGSRTAWLCQPYADAPDTTGHCYLDPDTITEHLTACTEAGVTAGFHVIGDAAVTAVVEALERVVERFGAPTVARCGHRLEHLEMVSGEQAAKLGQWGVVASMQPNFDARWGGSNGMYARRLGIGRATRLNPLALLASAGVPLAFGSDAPVTGINPWETVRAASHHQTPGSAVSVRAAFAAATRGAWRAGGVRDGVTGTLVPGAPASYAVWETGDLDVSAPADSVQRWSTDPRSRVPALPRLDPDDPLPVCRQTVHRGVVLHG is encoded by the coding sequence GTGACCACACTGCTGCTGGGCGGGCGCGTGCACAGCCCGTCGCACCCCGATGCCACCGCGATGGCTGTGCGCGACGGCGTCGTCGCCTGGCTCGGCAGCGACGATGTCGGCCGGGCCCAGTTCGGTGACGCCGACGTCGTCGACCTCGCCGGTGCGTTCGTCGCACCGGCGTTCGTCGACAGCCACATCCACCTGACCTCCACCGGCCTGCTCATCACCGGGCTGGACCTCACCGCCGCCACCTCCCGTCAGCACTGCCTGCGGCTGGTCGCCGAGCACACCGCCGCCCACCCTGGTCAGCCGATCTGGGCGCACGGCTGGGACGACACCGCCTGGCCTGACGGCACGCCCACCACCAAGGAACTCGACGCCGTCGTCGGCATGGTGCCGGCCTACCTGGCGCGCGTCGACGTCCACTCGGCCGTCGCCTCGACCGCGCTGCGGGACCTGGTCTCGGGCCTGTCCGCCGTCGCGGGCTTCGACCCGCACCGACCGCTGTCCGCCGACGCTCACCATCTGGTGCGCGCCGAGGCCCGCCGCCTGCTGACCTGGCAGCAGCGTGACGAGGCCCGCCGGGCGGCGCTGGATGGCGTCGCCGCCGCCGGCATCGTCGCCGTCCACGAATGCGCCGGACCCGACATCGGCGGATCCGACGACTGGCAGGAACTGCGCGCCACCGAGCACGGCGTGGACGTCGTCGGCTACTGGGGCGAGGCGGTGTCCAGTGCCGCGCAGGCCCGGGCCCTGATCGAGGCCACCGGGGCGCGCGGACTGGCCGGTGACCTGTTCGTCGACGGCGCGCTCGGCTCACGCACCGCATGGCTGTGCCAGCCCTACGCCGACGCCCCCGACACGACCGGCCACTGCTACCTCGATCCCGACACCATCACCGAACACCTCACCGCCTGCACTGAGGCCGGCGTGACCGCCGGTTTCCACGTCATCGGGGACGCCGCGGTCACCGCCGTGGTCGAGGCACTCGAGCGGGTCGTCGAGCGATTCGGGGCGCCGACGGTGGCTCGCTGCGGTCACCGCTTGGAGCACCTTGAGATGGTCTCCGGTGAGCAGGCAGCCAAGTTGGGCCAATGGGGTGTCGTGGCCAGCATGCAGCCCAATTTCGACGCGCGGTGGGGTGGCAGCAACGGAATGTACGCCCGGCGACTCGGTATCGGCAGAGCCACCCGGCTCAACCCGCTGGCGCTGTTAGCATCGGCAGGCGTGCCCCTGGCGTTCGGCTCGGACGCTCCCGTGACCGGCATCAATCCCTGGGAGACGGTACGCGCAGCCAGCCATCATCAGACTCCGGGCAGCGCCGTTTCGGTGCGCGCCGCCTTCGCCGCTGCCACCCGCGGGGCGTGGCGGGCCGGCGGGGTTCGCGACGGTGTCACCGGGACGCTGGTGCCCGGTGCGCCAGCGTCGTACGCGGTGTGGGAGACCGGTGATCTTGATGTCAGCGCCCCCGCCGACAGCGTGCAGCGGTGGTCCACCGACCCGCGCTCGCGGGTGCCGGCCCTGCCGCGCCTCGATCCGGACGATCCGCTGCCGGTCTGCCGGCAGACCGTTCACCGGGGTGTCGTGCTGCATGGCTGA